From the Verrucomicrobiia bacterium genome, one window contains:
- a CDS encoding ATP-binding protein, whose product MGPSGLRFRLAGTILVAIVPPLAALSITGTTWLAWSTAVLAAIATAWGIHHFLLRDLRLLMGTAERLRSGDLSARTSLVARCDEVAALAEEFNRMAASLEQRTRELEKETQRSLDRALQQAAVAAIGQCALTSSDINILLTQAANLVSQTLEVPFCRILERLPNGNSMLLRAGTGWRKGIVGIALIDGDPRSQAGFTLESGEPVVISDVRREFRFSNDPMLGEHRVVSGASVAIASRGQTYGVLAIYTVFRREFTNDEVQFLLATANVLAAAMEHSRSTVELHKVADFARLNPNPALELDHEGAITYSNDAALQLAQSAGKEAPAALLPAELKAEVKSCLATGDTLLNREFRVDNHVLSVSLHPLPGTRVVHCYISNITDRLNLEEQLRQSQKMESVGQLAAGVAHDFNNMLTVIQGHAGILMTRSALAPELRDSVQSVSFAAERAASLTRQLLMFSRKSVIQPRFLDVREIITAMVKLLKRLLGESISLEFEPPEKLFMVHADPAMLEQVIMNLAVNARDAMAMGGTLRISVANAKIESEYVATHPDAHEGDFVRVTVSDSGHGMKPETMARIFEPFFTTKPPGKGTGLGLATVYGVVKQHRGWIEVTSDYGNGTTFVLHFPADSKAPSAQAGRALAAPEATGGSETILLVEDEPSVLALGRMILQDCGYKVIEAASGLDALEVWNQFEGKIDLLLTDMIMPHGICGLDLAEQLAAANPDLRILFTSGYCVDQFDTEMFQHDAALFLQKPYTRSTLARAVRNRLDQGGTLFQVAEATELIGRG is encoded by the coding sequence ATGGGTCCATCGGGTCTTCGCTTCCGCCTTGCCGGGACAATCCTGGTTGCAATTGTTCCGCCGCTCGCGGCGTTGTCCATTACGGGAACAACATGGCTGGCATGGAGCACCGCCGTTCTGGCCGCCATTGCGACGGCCTGGGGCATTCATCATTTTCTGCTGCGCGACCTGCGCCTGCTCATGGGCACTGCGGAGCGGTTGCGCAGCGGCGATTTGTCGGCGCGCACATCGCTCGTCGCGCGGTGCGACGAAGTCGCGGCGCTCGCGGAGGAATTCAATCGCATGGCGGCGTCCCTCGAGCAGCGCACCCGCGAGCTCGAAAAAGAAACACAGCGGTCCCTCGATCGTGCACTGCAGCAGGCAGCTGTCGCCGCCATCGGCCAATGCGCCCTGACGTCTTCAGACATCAACATTCTTTTGACCCAGGCAGCGAACCTGGTTTCGCAGACTCTGGAAGTGCCCTTCTGTCGAATTCTCGAACGTTTGCCGAACGGCAATTCAATGCTCCTGCGCGCGGGCACCGGCTGGAGAAAGGGAATTGTCGGAATTGCATTGATCGATGGCGACCCGCGTTCCCAGGCAGGGTTCACGCTGGAATCAGGAGAACCCGTTGTGATCTCGGACGTGCGCCGTGAATTCCGATTCAGCAACGATCCCATGCTGGGCGAACACCGCGTGGTGAGCGGGGCGTCCGTGGCCATTGCGAGCCGCGGCCAGACTTATGGTGTGCTGGCCATCTACACAGTGTTTCGCCGCGAGTTCACCAATGACGAAGTCCAGTTCCTGCTCGCAACCGCCAACGTGCTGGCCGCTGCGATGGAACATTCCCGGTCCACCGTCGAGCTGCACAAGGTCGCTGACTTCGCGCGCCTGAATCCCAATCCTGCCCTGGAACTTGATCACGAGGGAGCCATCACTTACAGCAACGATGCAGCATTGCAACTTGCGCAATCAGCCGGCAAAGAGGCACCTGCCGCGTTGCTTCCAGCCGAGCTGAAAGCCGAAGTGAAATCCTGCCTCGCCACGGGGGACACCCTCTTGAATCGCGAATTCCGCGTCGACAACCATGTCCTTTCGGTTTCGCTCCACCCGCTGCCCGGAACCCGTGTGGTGCATTGCTACATCAGCAACATCACCGATCGCCTGAATCTTGAGGAGCAGTTGCGGCAGTCGCAGAAAATGGAATCGGTCGGCCAGCTCGCCGCGGGGGTGGCGCACGACTTCAATAACATGTTGACCGTGATCCAAGGCCATGCGGGAATCCTGATGACGCGTTCGGCTCTCGCGCCTGAACTGCGTGATTCCGTCCAATCTGTTTCGTTTGCAGCCGAACGGGCGGCGAGCCTCACCCGCCAGCTGCTCATGTTCAGTCGCAAGAGCGTCATTCAACCGAGATTTCTTGATGTCAGGGAGATCATCACCGCGATGGTGAAGCTCTTGAAACGGTTGCTCGGGGAATCCATCTCGCTCGAATTCGAACCGCCGGAGAAGCTGTTCATGGTACATGCGGATCCCGCCATGCTCGAACAAGTCATCATGAACCTCGCGGTCAATGCACGTGACGCGATGGCGATGGGCGGAACACTCAGGATTTCAGTCGCGAATGCAAAAATTGAATCGGAGTATGTCGCCACGCATCCCGATGCCCATGAAGGGGATTTCGTGCGGGTGACGGTGAGCGACAGCGGTCACGGCATGAAGCCTGAGACGATGGCGCGCATCTTTGAGCCGTTCTTCACCACCAAGCCGCCGGGAAAGGGAACGGGCTTGGGCCTCGCCACGGTCTACGGCGTGGTCAAGCAGCACCGCGGCTGGATTGAAGTCACCAGCGACTATGGCAACGGAACAACGTTCGTGTTGCATTTTCCCGCAGATTCCAAGGCGCCATCTGCTCAAGCAGGGCGCGCACTGGCCGCCCCGGAAGCGACAGGCGGAAGCGAAACCATCCTGCTGGTCGAAGATGAACCCTCAGTGCTCGCGCTTGGACGCATGATCCTGCAGGACTGCGGATACAAGGTCATCGAAGCGGCGTCAGGCCTGGATGCGCTGGAAGTCTGGAACCAGTTCGAAGGAAAGATCGACCTCCTATTGACCGACATGATCATGCCGCATGGTATTTGCGGATTGGACCTTGCCGAACAACTGGCCGCGGCCAATCCGGATCTGAGAATCCTCTTCACAAGCGGATATTGTGTGGATCAATTCGACACCGAAATGTTCCAGCACGATGCCGCGCTGTTCCTGCAGAAGCCCTATACGCGATCAACCCTGGCCCGCGCGGTGAGAAACCGGCTGGACCAGGGTGGAACTCTGTTTCAGGTGGCCGAAGCCACCGAGTTGATCGGCCGCGGCTAA
- a CDS encoding pyridoxamine 5'-phosphate oxidase family protein produces MNKFRELLAGFDSALLVTRGDGMPFNARPMALARVESNCDVWFFTGRHSAKVHEIENDQRVLIVCQNEMSRYLVLHATARLIFDRNKAAELWKESYRTWFPGGVQDPELVLIHAEAESGEYWDTGGFQSVKYLFEAAKAYARGTRPHVQEGEQHGVVNFPE; encoded by the coding sequence GTGAATAAGTTTCGTGAACTTTTGGCCGGGTTTGACAGCGCATTGCTCGTGACGCGGGGCGACGGGATGCCTTTCAACGCGCGGCCGATGGCGCTCGCGCGAGTGGAATCGAATTGCGACGTGTGGTTCTTTACGGGGCGCCACAGCGCCAAGGTGCATGAAATTGAAAATGACCAGCGGGTTTTGATTGTTTGCCAGAATGAGATGAGCCGCTACCTCGTGCTGCACGCAACAGCCAGGTTGATCTTCGATCGCAATAAAGCCGCGGAACTATGGAAGGAATCGTATCGCACCTGGTTTCCCGGGGGCGTGCAGGATCCCGAGCTGGTGTTGATTCACGCTGAGGCAGAATCAGGCGAGTACTGGGATACCGGCGGATTCCAAAGCGTGAAGTATCTCTTTGAGGCCGCAAAAGCTTATGCCCGGGGAACCCGCCCGCACGTCCAGGAGGGAGAACAGCACGGGGTCGTCAACTTCCCTGAATAA